From the Nonlabens marinus S1-08 genome, one window contains:
- a CDS encoding M48 family metallopeptidase, whose protein sequence is MKMKITRLSLLAASLVVLSCATNVFTGERTLKPVANDQVFPAAFAQYNQVLEESKVVTGTAESRMITNVGQNIKNASQKWLNALGHPEYLNGYEWEYSLINDDQVNAWAMPGGKIAFYTGILPITQTETGVAVVMGHEVAHALANHGGQRMRAGQLQALGQVGLAVGGVVSGASQETQQILNQAYGLGSTTLGILPFSRAHENEADKIGLILTAIAGYNPDEGAELWKRMAARGGQAPPEFLSTHPSNQTRIANLERLAPIAKAEAKKYGVTSFK, encoded by the coding sequence ATGAAAATGAAAATCACTCGCTTATCATTACTTGCAGCTTCTTTAGTGGTGCTGTCTTGTGCAACTAACGTGTTCACAGGAGAACGTACATTAAAACCAGTTGCAAACGATCAGGTTTTCCCTGCTGCATTTGCACAGTACAATCAGGTACTAGAAGAAAGTAAGGTGGTAACTGGTACGGCTGAATCAAGAATGATTACTAATGTAGGTCAAAATATCAAAAATGCCTCTCAAAAATGGTTGAACGCTTTAGGACACCCAGAATATTTAAATGGATATGAATGGGAGTACAGTCTGATCAATGACGATCAAGTAAATGCTTGGGCAATGCCAGGTGGTAAAATCGCTTTCTACACCGGGATTCTACCAATTACTCAAACAGAAACAGGAGTAGCTGTTGTGATGGGCCATGAAGTAGCTCATGCATTAGCAAATCACGGTGGACAACGCATGCGCGCTGGACAATTGCAGGCATTAGGTCAAGTAGGTCTCGCAGTAGGCGGAGTCGTAAGCGGCGCAAGCCAAGAAACCCAGCAAATTTTGAATCAAGCTTATGGTTTAGGAAGTACAACTTTAGGAATTTTACCTTTTTCTAGAGCACACGAGAATGAAGCTGATAAAATTGGTTTGATTCTAACTGCTATCGCTGGATATAATCCAGACGAAGGAGCGGAATTGTGGAAAAGAATGGCTGCTCGTGGCGGTCAAGCACCACCAGAATTTTTGAGTACGCACCCGTCCAACCAGACGCGTATTGCCAATCTCGAAAGGTTAGCTCCAATTGCTAAAGCTGAAGCAAAAAAATACGGAGTGACTTCATTTAAATAG
- a CDS encoding MFS transporter — protein sequence MQKTYPKGHKKLLNAWAFYDWANSVYSLVIASAVFPIYYSAISKNAFETGNVPDAIQGMNNETIIIITTAIAFLIVSIISPILSGVADYSGKKKRFLQFFCYLGGTCSIGLAFFSFDYLWISLAVYLLALVGFWGSLVFYNSYLPDVAFPEQQDKVSAHGFTMGYIGSVILLIICLILIQGGFFESEKLPTQISFVLVGVWWIGFAQYTYSYLPMGTRKDRSDVKNIFTNGFLELQKIWKQLGENRQMKRYLAAFFIYSMAVQTVMLVATYFGTEEVEWGEGGATTGLIISILLIQLVAIVGAYVASSLSRKHGNINVLIGINIIWATVCVYGYFVTTPMQFYITAGFVGFVMGSIQSLSRSTYSKMIPEGSLDTASFFSFFDVAEKIGIVIGMFLFAVVGEITGSMRGSILFLVVFFVIGILLLLRVPKLKTLAVSSSTD from the coding sequence ATGCAAAAAACTTACCCCAAAGGCCACAAAAAATTATTGAATGCATGGGCGTTCTATGATTGGGCAAACTCCGTTTATTCATTAGTAATAGCTAGTGCTGTTTTCCCTATATATTACAGCGCCATTAGTAAAAACGCCTTTGAAACTGGTAATGTGCCTGATGCCATTCAAGGAATGAATAATGAGACAATTATCATTATTACAACAGCAATTGCCTTTTTGATTGTAAGCATTATATCACCCATACTTTCTGGGGTAGCCGATTATTCTGGTAAGAAGAAGCGTTTTCTACAGTTCTTTTGTTATTTAGGGGGGACTTGTAGCATAGGATTAGCATTTTTCAGCTTTGACTATTTGTGGATCAGTCTTGCGGTGTATCTATTAGCCCTAGTGGGGTTTTGGGGTTCCTTAGTTTTTTACAACTCTTATTTGCCTGATGTCGCATTTCCTGAGCAGCAAGATAAAGTCAGTGCTCACGGTTTTACGATGGGTTATATAGGCAGCGTGATATTATTAATTATTTGTCTTATTTTAATTCAAGGTGGTTTTTTTGAAAGCGAGAAACTACCCACTCAAATTTCTTTTGTTTTGGTTGGTGTTTGGTGGATAGGCTTTGCCCAGTATACGTATTCGTACTTACCTATGGGAACCCGAAAAGACCGTAGTGATGTCAAAAACATATTTACGAATGGTTTTCTGGAACTTCAAAAAATATGGAAACAACTAGGTGAGAATAGGCAGATGAAACGCTACCTCGCAGCATTTTTCATTTACAGCATGGCCGTACAAACCGTCATGCTGGTCGCAACCTATTTCGGAACTGAAGAAGTGGAATGGGGAGAAGGTGGTGCAACCACAGGTTTGATCATTTCTATTCTATTGATTCAATTGGTAGCCATAGTAGGTGCATATGTCGCTAGTTCGCTTTCGCGAAAGCATGGAAACATCAATGTGCTGATAGGTATTAACATCATCTGGGCAACGGTATGTGTGTATGGTTACTTTGTGACCACTCCTATGCAATTTTATATTACGGCAGGTTTTGTAGGCTTTGTAATGGGTTCCATCCAATCGCTTTCCAGAAGTACGTATTCTAAAATGATTCCAGAAGGCAGTTTAGACACTGCTTCTTTCTTCAGTTTTTTTGATGTGGCAGAGAAAATTGGGATTGTAATAGGTATGTTTCTGTTTGCCGTGGTAGGCGAGATTACAGGCTCCATGCGTGGTAGCATCCTATTTCTGGTGGTATTCTTTGTAATTGGAATACTATTGCTCCTAAGAGTTCCCAAGCTCAAGACTTTGGCTGTCAGCTCCAGCACTGATTGA
- a CDS encoding T9SS type A sorting domain-containing protein, which produces MKNFTLPALVALFLGLGINCVNAQLVTKTVDDGTDGTLRKEIADTGSGGTITFDPSIQGQTINVTMGEIAINSFINFTINGDNAGTRTRISGTNSSRIFNISANVASSINLNDLILQDGTATNGGAIAVSGTTTVLNLSDVNFINNTATGVAASNGGGALWNSGSTVIIAGNSEFTGNSATGTSGSGGAILNGNGGILDIDSAAFTNNTANRAGGAIEDLANAAVAITIDNATFTANNAGSNPGNGGALHVSGSSSYTFTNVLFQENIAGKEGGALWNNQGVLTINGGIIRNNDARGSFVAGTPPEIVGGGGIFAEDGSGSVVINSGTLIDGNIATGVQGSGGGILMATGTRLTINGTVAEPVIISNNRASRAGGGLEDWSLNTSTNSLTNVQFTGNSAGVSVGSFSTNGGPGNGGAIHVTGPGSNTITGGSATNNTAANEGGGLWNGSGTMTVSGVTINTNTAAGSDTAVAGASGGGGIYNEGGTLVLEQNTLVTNNLATGAQSTGGGILNAAGTFTATDSEISGNESNRAGGGIETNGTSSVTLTNVTLNENSTGVITGAGAPGNGGGLHVSGSGSVDVNGGTVNTNTAANEGGGLWNGSGTMTVSGVTINSNTAAGSDTAVAGASGGGGIYNEGGTLVLEQNTAVTNNLATGAQSTGGGVLNAAGTFTATDSEISGNESNRAGGGIETNGDSSVTLSNVTLDGNITGVVVGAGAPGNGGGLHVSGAAPVTITGGTVSGNIAAKEGGGLWNNQGVLTINGTMIANNDAQGDFVAGMPPEIVGGGGIFAEDGAGSVIINEGTTIDANLASGAQGSGGGILMATGTTLTINGTAGSPVVISNNRASRAGGGLEDWSLATNSNSITNTNFTGNTAGLSVGTFTANGGPGNGGAIHVTGPGNNAIVGGEFSSNDAANEGGGLWNGSGTMTVSGATINANTAAGSDTAVAGASGGGGIYNEGGTLVLEQSTVVTNNQATGAQSTGGGVLNAAGTFTATDSEISGNESNRAGGGIETNGDSSVTLTNVTLDGNTTGVVVGAGAPGNGGGLHVSGAAPVTITGGTVSGNIAAKEGGGLWNNQGVLTINGTMITNNDAQGDFVSGMPPEIVGGGGIFAEDGTGSVIINEGTTIDANLASGVQGSGGGILMATGTTLTINGTAGSPVVVSNNRASRAGGGLEDWSLGATTSTLTNVNFTSNTAGLDMGGFTANGGPGNGGAIHVTGPGIVNVTGGTSTSNSAALEGGGFWNNVGTMSLSNVALSNNTAIGAGADDGGGALFNNGGTLNIDALTITDNLATGASGSGGALLSTDGAVSILNSTITGNAANRAGGAIEIINGTLDVNNSDISGNDVNGTAGTAAPGNGGALHISGVTVVNINTSTINNNAAAAEGGALWNQTGSQMIVSNSTIDGNSANGTAVDNGGGGIFINGGDTQVYDTTISNNSANGSNGGGISNQGGTLIVETSTISSNSSTVNGGGVFNAGTSATFDIVTVARNNATSTGGGLSSIAGTFTIKNTLVAENTAASSVNVSGIASDGYNLIEIDDANSFDAMATDIEGSTASPAFASLGPLQDNGGNTFTHALMNGTRAQDAGEPGNNLTDQRGEPVFGPSRDIGSYEAQATLSTDYVNQALAGLRLYPNPSRNGGVNLDLPNSLVVKASYKVMDMTGKMVAQAPLQTGSNQLQLENLSTGIYIVRVNAGNQSHSLKLIRE; this is translated from the coding sequence ATGAAAAACTTTACTCTACCCGCGTTGGTAGCGTTATTCTTAGGACTAGGTATCAATTGTGTCAATGCACAACTTGTTACAAAGACGGTAGACGACGGCACTGACGGCACACTTAGAAAAGAAATTGCAGATACCGGCAGCGGTGGAACAATTACTTTTGACCCCAGCATTCAAGGGCAAACGATCAATGTCACAATGGGTGAGATCGCCATTAACTCCTTCATTAATTTTACCATCAATGGGGACAATGCCGGCACTCGTACGAGGATTTCAGGTACTAACAGCAGTCGCATTTTCAATATAAGTGCTAATGTCGCTAGCTCTATAAACTTGAACGATTTAATTCTACAAGATGGTACTGCTACAAATGGCGGCGCCATTGCGGTTTCAGGTACGACCACAGTATTGAACTTGTCTGATGTAAATTTTATTAACAATACGGCTACTGGAGTAGCTGCTAGCAATGGGGGTGGTGCTCTTTGGAACAGTGGTTCTACAGTAATTATTGCAGGAAATTCAGAGTTTACTGGGAATTCAGCGACAGGAACTTCAGGTAGTGGTGGTGCTATTCTTAATGGCAATGGCGGTATTCTTGACATTGACAGTGCCGCATTTACAAATAACACGGCAAATCGAGCTGGAGGGGCAATTGAAGACCTAGCAAATGCAGCAGTGGCCATAACCATTGATAATGCAACTTTTACTGCAAACAACGCAGGTAGTAACCCAGGTAATGGAGGGGCTTTACACGTTTCAGGTTCCAGTTCTTACACGTTCACAAATGTTTTATTTCAAGAAAATATAGCAGGTAAAGAAGGTGGTGCTCTCTGGAATAATCAGGGCGTTCTCACTATTAATGGAGGTATTATCAGGAATAATGATGCCAGAGGCTCTTTCGTCGCAGGCACACCGCCAGAAATCGTAGGAGGAGGCGGTATTTTTGCTGAAGATGGTTCAGGTTCAGTAGTAATAAATTCAGGCACTTTGATTGATGGCAACATCGCTACGGGAGTTCAAGGATCAGGTGGTGGTATATTAATGGCTACAGGAACTAGGCTCACCATCAATGGAACCGTTGCAGAACCTGTCATAATTTCTAATAATAGAGCAAGCCGCGCAGGTGGAGGTTTAGAAGACTGGTCTTTGAATACATCAACTAATTCATTGACCAATGTTCAATTTACGGGTAATTCCGCCGGAGTTTCTGTGGGAAGTTTTTCAACAAATGGTGGCCCAGGCAATGGTGGAGCAATCCATGTAACAGGGCCAGGAAGTAACACTATTACAGGAGGTAGCGCAACTAATAATACAGCAGCAAATGAAGGCGGTGGACTGTGGAACGGATCAGGAACCATGACTGTTTCTGGTGTTACTATCAACACAAACACAGCAGCCGGATCTGATACAGCAGTAGCTGGTGCTTCAGGTGGTGGTGGAATCTATAATGAAGGTGGAACGCTAGTTTTAGAGCAGAATACCTTAGTGACTAACAATCTAGCAACAGGAGCACAGTCCACTGGTGGTGGAATCCTTAATGCAGCCGGTACCTTTACCGCTACAGATTCTGAGATCTCAGGAAATGAATCCAATAGAGCCGGTGGTGGTATTGAAACTAATGGTACGAGTTCTGTAACATTGACTAACGTAACGCTGAATGAAAATAGCACAGGAGTAATTACAGGAGCAGGCGCGCCAGGAAATGGAGGTGGACTTCACGTGAGTGGATCTGGGTCTGTTGATGTCAATGGTGGTACTGTAAACACAAATACAGCAGCAAATGAAGGCGGTGGATTGTGGAATGGATCCGGAACCATGACCGTTTCTGGTGTTACTATCAACTCAAACACAGCAGCCGGATCTGACACAGCGGTAGCTGGTGCTTCTGGTGGTGGTGGAATCTACAATGAAGGTGGAACGCTAGTTTTAGAGCAGAATACTGCAGTAACTAACAATCTAGCAACAGGAGCCCAATCTACAGGTGGTGGTGTTCTAAATGCAGCCGGTACATTTACAGCTACAGATTCTGAGATTTCAGGAAACGAGTCCAATAGAGCCGGTGGTGGTATTGAAACTAATGGTGATTCCAGTGTGACTTTGTCAAATGTGACCCTAGACGGTAATATTACAGGAGTTGTAGTAGGAGCAGGCGCACCTGGTAATGGCGGTGGACTTCACGTGAGTGGAGCTGCACCGGTTACAATTACAGGTGGTACGGTTAGCGGAAATATCGCAGCGAAAGAAGGAGGAGGACTTTGGAACAACCAAGGAGTGCTAACCATTAACGGAACCATGATAGCAAATAATGATGCTCAGGGAGATTTCGTTGCTGGAATGCCTCCAGAAATAGTTGGAGGTGGAGGAATCTTTGCTGAAGATGGTGCTGGATCTGTCATTATTAATGAAGGAACTACCATTGACGCTAACTTAGCCTCAGGAGCACAAGGATCTGGTGGAGGAATTCTTATGGCTACTGGAACGACACTGACTATTAATGGTACAGCTGGCTCTCCAGTAGTGATCTCTAATAACCGTGCGAGTCGTGCTGGTGGTGGTCTAGAAGATTGGTCGTTAGCCACAAATTCTAATTCTATTACGAATACAAATTTTACGGGCAATACAGCTGGTTTATCGGTGGGAACTTTTACAGCAAATGGTGGCCCAGGGAATGGTGGCGCTATCCATGTCACTGGACCTGGAAATAATGCCATAGTTGGTGGTGAATTCTCTTCTAACGATGCCGCAAATGAAGGCGGTGGTTTGTGGAATGGATCCGGAACCATGACTGTTTCAGGTGCTACTATCAATGCAAATACAGCAGCCGGATCTGACACAGCGGTAGCTGGTGCTTCTGGTGGTGGTGGAATCTACAATGAAGGTGGAACTCTAGTTTTAGAACAAAGTACTGTAGTGACTAACAATCAAGCTACTGGAGCCCAATCTACAGGTGGTGGTGTTCTAAATGCAGCCGGTACATTTACCGCTACAGATTCTGAGATTTCAGGAAACGAGTCCAATAGAGCCGGTGGTGGAATTGAAACTAATGGTGATTCTAGTGTGACGTTAACAAATGTGACCCTAGACGGTAATACTACAGGAGTTGTAGTAGGAGCAGGGGCACCTGGTAATGGAGGTGGACTTCACGTGAGTGGAGCTGCACCGGTTACAATTACTGGCGGGACCGTTAGCGGAAATATCGCAGCGAAAGAAGGAGGAGGACTTTGGAATAATCAAGGAGTGCTTACCATCAATGGAACCATGATAACAAATAATGATGCTCAAGGAGATTTCGTTTCTGGAATGCCTCCAGAAATAGTTGGAGGTGGAGGAATCTTTGCTGAAGATGGTACTGGATCTGTCATTATTAATGAGGGAACTACCATCGACGCTAATTTAGCATCTGGAGTTCAAGGATCTGGTGGAGGAATTCTTATGGCTACAGGAACGACACTGACTATAAATGGTACGGCTGGTTCTCCAGTAGTGGTATCTAATAACCGTGCGAGTCGTGCCGGTGGTGGTTTGGAAGATTGGTCCTTAGGAGCAACAACTTCCACACTCACTAATGTCAACTTTACTAGCAACACAGCAGGATTAGATATGGGTGGGTTCACTGCTAATGGCGGTCCTGGTAATGGTGGAGCAATCCATGTCACTGGCCCTGGTATCGTTAATGTAACAGGCGGAACTTCAACTTCAAATAGCGCAGCGCTTGAAGGTGGTGGGTTCTGGAATAACGTAGGAACCATGAGTTTATCTAATGTAGCTTTATCCAACAATACAGCAATTGGAGCAGGAGCTGATGATGGTGGCGGAGCATTATTTAATAATGGTGGTACTTTAAATATAGATGCATTAACTATAACTGACAATTTAGCAACTGGAGCTTCTGGTTCTGGTGGGGCATTGTTAAGTACGGACGGTGCAGTATCCATTTTGAATTCTACCATCACTGGAAATGCAGCTAATAGAGCTGGTGGTGCCATTGAAATTATCAATGGAACCTTAGATGTGAACAACTCAGATATTTCTGGCAATGATGTGAATGGAACGGCAGGAACTGCCGCGCCAGGTAATGGAGGTGCGTTGCACATTTCAGGTGTGACTGTGGTGAATATCAATACGAGTACCATAAATAATAACGCAGCTGCTGCAGAAGGTGGCGCATTATGGAATCAGACAGGGAGCCAGATGATTGTTTCAAATTCTACCATTGACGGTAACTCGGCAAATGGTACTGCAGTTGACAATGGTGGTGGAGGAATATTCATAAATGGTGGAGATACTCAGGTATATGATACGACCATTTCTAACAATTCAGCCAACGGGTCCAATGGTGGAGGTATCTCAAATCAAGGCGGTACATTAATTGTTGAAACGTCAACGATTTCCTCTAATTCATCCACAGTAAATGGTGGTGGAGTATTTAATGCTGGTACGAGTGCAACTTTTGATATTGTAACTGTAGCTCGCAATAATGCCACCAGTACAGGTGGAGGTCTATCTTCTATTGCAGGAACATTTACAATCAAAAACACGCTGGTTGCAGAAAATACAGCAGCATCAAGTGTGAACGTTAGTGGTATTGCCTCAGACGGTTACAACTTGATCGAGATTGATGATGCTAATTCTTTTGATGCAATGGCTACTGATATTGAAGGTTCAACTGCTTCCCCTGCATTTGCCTCTTTAGGCCCATTGCAGGATAATGGCGGTAATACATTCACACACGCCTTGATGAACGGAACCAGAGCTCAGGATGCAGGAGAGCCAGGAAACAACTTGACAGATCAAAGGGGAGAGCCCGTGTTTGGTCCTTCTCGTGATATAGGTTCTTATGAAGCTCAGGCTACATTGTCTACAGATTATGTAAATCAGGCACTTGCTGGGTTGAGATTATATCCTAACCCTAGTAGAAATGGAGGTGTAAACTTAGATCTTCCTAATTCACTAGTAGTTAAAGCTTCTTATAAAGTGATGGATATGACCGGGAAAATGGTGGCACAAGCCCCTTTACAAACTGGGTCAAATCAATTGCAATTAGAAAACCTTTCTACTGGTATATATATAGTACGAGTTAACGCAGGAAATCAATCTCATAGCTTGAAATTGATTCGCGAGTAG
- the clpB gene encoding ATP-dependent chaperone ClpB — translation MNLNKLTIKSQEALQQAQQLAQESGQQMIENAHLFKAMMMIDENVMPFIFKKLNINLNLVNQLIDSQIDSFPKVEGGDVQFSRETSRVLNNAISIATKMDDEYVSMEHLLLSIFDGSSRTAQILKDQGMKKKDLQAAISELRQGDRVTSQSAEETYNSLSKYAKNLNELADKGKLDPVIGRDEEIRRILQILSRRTKNNPMLVGEPGVGKTAIVEGLAHRIIAGDIPENLKNKQIYSLDMGALIAGAKYKGEFEERLKAVIKEVTSSDGDIVLFIDEIHTLVGAGGGQGAMDAANILKPALARGELRAIGATTLDEYQKYFEKDKALERRFQKVQVNEPDTESAISILRGIKDKYEHHHKVRIKDDAIIGAVELSQRYITSRFLPDKAIDLMDEAASKLRMEINSKPEELDVLDRKIMQIEIEIEAIKREKDEVKLKSLRNDLANLKEERNDLNAQWENEKELVDGIQNIKTDIENYKLEAERAERDGDYGKVAELRYGKIKESQEQLEKLQQEVGSLDKGNSLIQEEVTYDDIAEVVAKWTGIPVTKMLQSEREKLLRLENELHKRVVGQEEAIVAVSDAVRRSRAGLQDQKKPVGSFLFLGTTGVGKTELAKALAEYLFNDDSAMTRIDMSEYQERHSVSRLVGAPPGYVGYDEGGQLTEAVRRKPYSVILLDEIEKAHPDTFNILLQVLDEGRLTDNKGRVADFKNAIIIMTSNMGADVIQELFEKATGDLESTMEAAKIEVLGALKQRVRPEFINRIDDIVMFTPLTQQDIFKVVELQLKGVTKMLAQQGIIVDTTSQAVELLATLGFDPQYGARPVKRVIQKQILNELSKKILMAEVSSEDVILIDAFEDQIVFRNESTVVDLD, via the coding sequence ATGAACTTAAATAAACTCACCATAAAATCGCAAGAGGCGTTGCAACAAGCACAGCAACTTGCACAAGAATCTGGTCAACAGATGATTGAGAATGCGCACCTTTTCAAAGCGATGATGATGATTGATGAAAATGTGATGCCATTCATATTTAAAAAGCTGAATATCAACTTGAATTTAGTAAATCAACTAATTGACAGTCAAATTGATTCCTTCCCCAAAGTAGAAGGTGGCGATGTACAATTCTCTAGAGAAACCTCTAGGGTCTTGAATAACGCCATATCGATTGCGACAAAAATGGATGATGAATACGTTTCCATGGAGCATCTACTTTTGAGTATTTTTGATGGTTCTTCCAGAACGGCTCAGATTCTTAAAGATCAAGGAATGAAAAAGAAGGATCTTCAGGCAGCCATTTCAGAGTTGCGTCAAGGAGATCGAGTGACTTCTCAAAGCGCAGAAGAAACTTATAATAGCTTGAGTAAATATGCCAAAAACCTAAACGAACTGGCGGACAAAGGCAAGTTGGACCCTGTGATAGGTCGTGATGAAGAAATCCGCAGGATTCTACAGATTCTTTCTAGACGAACTAAAAATAACCCCATGCTCGTCGGTGAACCTGGAGTAGGTAAAACTGCTATTGTAGAAGGTTTAGCGCACCGTATCATAGCAGGAGATATTCCTGAGAACTTAAAAAACAAACAAATATATTCCCTAGATATGGGAGCACTCATTGCAGGTGCTAAATATAAAGGCGAATTTGAAGAGCGTTTAAAAGCAGTTATCAAAGAGGTGACTTCTAGTGATGGCGATATTGTTCTATTTATTGATGAGATCCACACTCTTGTAGGTGCTGGAGGTGGTCAGGGCGCCATGGATGCGGCGAATATTTTGAAACCAGCGTTGGCCCGCGGTGAATTGAGAGCCATAGGAGCGACCACATTAGATGAATATCAAAAGTATTTTGAAAAAGACAAAGCTCTAGAACGTCGTTTTCAAAAAGTCCAAGTGAATGAACCTGACACAGAAAGTGCCATTTCTATTTTACGCGGTATCAAGGATAAGTACGAGCACCATCATAAGGTGCGCATTAAGGACGATGCCATCATAGGAGCTGTAGAATTATCCCAACGCTATATTACCAGCAGGTTCCTACCAGATAAAGCCATTGATTTAATGGATGAGGCAGCCTCAAAACTGCGCATGGAGATCAACTCCAAGCCAGAAGAATTAGACGTGCTTGATCGTAAAATCATGCAAATAGAAATTGAAATAGAGGCCATAAAGAGAGAGAAGGACGAGGTAAAACTTAAATCCCTGCGCAATGATCTTGCAAACTTAAAAGAAGAGCGCAACGATCTTAATGCGCAATGGGAAAATGAAAAAGAGTTGGTGGACGGTATTCAAAATATCAAAACTGATATCGAAAACTATAAACTGGAAGCAGAAAGGGCAGAACGTGATGGAGACTACGGTAAAGTAGCCGAATTACGGTACGGTAAAATAAAGGAAAGCCAAGAGCAGCTTGAAAAGCTTCAACAAGAAGTAGGAAGTCTTGATAAAGGCAATTCTCTAATTCAGGAAGAAGTGACTTATGATGACATTGCTGAAGTAGTAGCTAAATGGACTGGGATACCTGTAACAAAAATGCTGCAAAGCGAGCGTGAGAAGCTGTTGCGACTGGAAAATGAGTTGCACAAGCGAGTGGTGGGACAAGAAGAAGCTATTGTCGCTGTAAGTGATGCGGTACGTAGAAGCCGTGCTGGTCTGCAGGATCAGAAAAAACCTGTAGGATCCTTCTTATTTCTAGGAACAACCGGTGTAGGTAAAACGGAACTTGCCAAAGCGTTAGCTGAATATCTGTTTAACGATGACAGTGCCATGACGCGCATCGATATGAGTGAATACCAGGAACGTCACAGTGTAAGCCGCCTAGTTGGTGCTCCTCCAGGATATGTGGGATATGATGAAGGTGGACAGTTGACTGAAGCGGTGCGTCGCAAACCTTATTCGGTGATATTACTGGACGAGATTGAGAAAGCACATCCTGATACGTTTAATATCTTATTGCAAGTGCTCGATGAAGGACGACTGACAGATAATAAAGGCCGTGTCGCCGACTTTAAAAATGCCATCATCATCATGACCTCAAACATGGGAGCAGATGTGATTCAAGAACTATTTGAAAAGGCTACAGGTGACCTGGAAAGCACGATGGAAGCAGCAAAAATTGAGGTTTTAGGTGCGCTCAAACAACGAGTTAGACCAGAATTCATAAACCGTATCGATGACATCGTCATGTTCACTCCACTGACACAGCAGGACATATTTAAAGTAGTTGAACTACAACTTAAAGGTGTGACTAAAATGCTGGCTCAACAAGGAATCATTGTAGATACTACGAGCCAGGCTGTTGAACTTCTAGCTACTTTAGGTTTCGATCCACAGTATGGAGCACGACCGGTGAAGCGAGTGATACAGAAGCAGATTTTGAATGAGTTATCAAAGAAAATCTTAATGGCAGAGGTTTCTTCAGAAGACGTGATCTTGATCGATGCGTTTGAAGACCAGATTGTTTTTAGAAATGAAAGCACTGTAGTGGATCTAGATTAA
- the ytxJ gene encoding bacillithiol system redox-active protein YtxJ, producing the protein MDKLFKSQRDVAKEEIQGIAWENLESIDQLHSLIKNSKIKTKVIFKHSTRCGISRMALNSFERNYEKKDQEVTYYLLDLIQYRDVSNAIASELNVTHQSPQVIVLKDGLVIHTESHHGIDIKKIQQLIK; encoded by the coding sequence ATGGACAAATTATTTAAATCTCAACGTGATGTTGCCAAAGAAGAGATTCAAGGCATCGCTTGGGAGAATCTAGAATCCATTGACCAACTGCACAGTTTGATCAAAAATTCTAAAATTAAAACTAAGGTCATATTTAAACACAGTACCAGATGTGGTATTTCAAGAATGGCGTTAAACAGTTTTGAACGTAACTATGAGAAGAAAGATCAAGAGGTAACGTATTATTTACTGGATCTTATTCAATATAGAGATGTCAGCAACGCGATTGCTAGTGAATTAAATGTCACACATCAGTCACCACAAGTCATTGTTCTTAAGGATGGACTCGTTATTCATACCGAAAGTCATCACGGAATCGACATTAAAAAAATTCAACAATTAATTAAATGA